The following coding sequences lie in one Phragmites australis chromosome 8, lpPhrAust1.1, whole genome shotgun sequence genomic window:
- the LOC133927330 gene encoding eukaryotic initiation factor 4A-3 yields the protein MAGMAPEGSQFDAKHYDSKMQELLSTGDTEEFFTSYDEVFESFDDMGLQENLLRGIYAYGFEKPSAIQQRGIVPFCKGLDVIQQAQSGTGKTATFCSGILQQLDYGLVECQALVLAPTRELAQQIEKVMRALGDYLGVKVHACVGGTSVREDQRILANGVHVVVGTPGRVFDMLRRQSLRPDHIKMFVLDEADEMLSRGFKDQIYDIFQLLPAKIQVGVFSATMPPEALEITRKFMNKPVRILVKRDELTLEGIKQFYVNVEKEDWKLDTLCDLYETLAITQSVIFVNTRRKVDWLTDKMRSRDHTVSATHGDMDQNTRDIIMREFRSGSSRVLITTDLLARGIDVQQVSLVINYDLPTQPENYLHRIGRSGRFGRKGVAINFVTRDDERMLFDIQKFYNVVIEELPANVADLL from the exons ATGGCGGGAATGGCACCAGAGGGTTCCCAGTTCGATGCCAAGCACTATGATTCTAAAATGCAGGAGCTGCT GAGCACTGGTGATACTGAGGAGTTCTTCACTTCATATGATGAAGTTTTTGAGAGTTTTGATGACATGGGCCTCCAAGAGAATCTGCTGAGAGGCATTTATGCTTATG GTTTTGAGAAGCCTTCAGCAATTCAGCAAAGAGGAATTGTTCCCTTCTGTAAGGGGCTTGATGTCATTCAGCAAGCGCAATCAGGAACAGGAAAGACGGCAACTTTCTGTTCTGGGATCTTGCAGCAGCTCGACTATGGCTTGGTTGAGTGCCAGGCCTTGGTCCTTGCCCCCACCCGTGAGCTTGCACAACAAATTGAGAAAGTCATGCGTGCCCTTGGTGACTACTTGGGCGTGAAAGTTCATGCGTGTGTGGGAGGAACTTCTGTCCGTGAGGACCAAAGGATTCTTGCAAATGGTGTTCATGTTGTTGTTGGGACACCTGGTCGTGTGTTTGACATGCTGCGTAGGCAGTCCCTCCGCCCTGATCACATCAAGATGTTTGTCCTGGATGAAGCTGATGAGATGCTTTCTCGTGGTTTCAAGGATCAG ATTTATGACATCTTCCAGCTCCTCCCAGCAAAAATTCAGGTTGGAGTCTTCTCTGCTaccatgcctcctgaggccctTGAGATTACCCGCAAGTTCATGAACAAGCCTGTGAGAATCCTTGTAAAGAGGGATGAGCTTACCCTCGAGGGTATCAAGCAGTTCTATGTGAATGTGGAGAAGGAAGACTGGAAGCTGGACACACTTTGTGACCTGTACGAGACCCTGGCTATCACTCAGAGTGTCATCTTTGTCAACACCCGCCGCAAGGTGGACTGGCTTACTGACAAGATGAGGAGCAGGGATCACACTGTTTCTGCCACTCATGGTGACATGGACCAGAACACTAGGGATATCATCATGAGGGAGTTCCGGTCTGGTTCCTCCCGTGTGCTCATCACCACAGACCTGCTTGCTCGTGGTATCGATGTGCAGCAAGTGTCCCTGGTCATCAACTATGATCTTCCAACCCAGCCAGAGAACTACCTGCATCGCATTGGTCGTAGTGGTCGTTTCGGTAGGAAGGGTGTTGCCATCAACTTTGTGACCCGCGACGACGAGAGGATGCTTTTTGACATCCAGAAGTTCTACAACGTAGTGATTGAGGAGCTGCCTGCCAACGTTGCTGACCTTCTGTGA